A DNA window from Armatimonadota bacterium contains the following coding sequences:
- a CDS encoding tetratricopeptide repeat protein, translating to MKNVALFALLVHSAVAYCAEPSVLIFQKTIRENNESRLESDIAAYFSEELSTNFKFQPIVWAMSDPVFRDYVYDGVIPAEPNPTDAQLFGTAQKIKAHYVVVISIMPKADLTGSTIQLFKPSGGKPIWQRNVNASVVVAGNTDREQVERSLARSWAIELKTGPFKNDMRGITTPIEPIGQGSTITPDPTPVPPVTDRTVIRAQAESYLKSGDSQQAIKYLYQQVDIYPTDPEVRAILVDMLINLGLTSEAEAECAQAISLFPASLSFRYLYASVLLDLGRAEDAANEINEYLARGGDPSAVSEIKGRSALARGDYAGAREAFLGQMAKQPTSTIQALLALTVAFEGDTSEARRLIDTLQVKDDAEFSTVYRRFIAAQTSPMKRIADDLREVLRLSRLQPGVSATVQTAQRAYKSASALSGVLDVLRVPAAYKESHAKRVLAHKLLAQATAQILQFARTGDPEVGDEATISLTEALTTLKEANEMYGSE from the coding sequence ATGAAAAACGTCGCACTCTTCGCGCTATTGGTCCATTCAGCGGTCGCCTATTGCGCAGAGCCGTCTGTACTGATCTTCCAGAAAACGATTCGCGAAAACAACGAAAGCCGCCTTGAGAGCGACATCGCCGCGTACTTTAGCGAAGAACTGTCGACTAATTTCAAGTTCCAACCGATTGTGTGGGCGATGTCCGATCCGGTCTTTCGAGACTACGTTTACGACGGCGTGATTCCCGCCGAGCCTAACCCCACCGACGCTCAACTTTTCGGCACCGCGCAAAAAATCAAGGCGCATTATGTAGTCGTGATCTCGATCATGCCAAAAGCTGACCTCACGGGTTCGACGATTCAGCTCTTCAAACCGTCCGGCGGCAAGCCGATCTGGCAACGAAATGTCAACGCTTCAGTGGTTGTCGCGGGCAATACAGATCGTGAACAAGTCGAACGATCCCTTGCTCGATCTTGGGCGATCGAACTCAAAACTGGACCGTTCAAGAACGATATGCGCGGTATCACCACCCCTATCGAACCGATTGGTCAGGGCAGCACGATCACACCTGATCCGACTCCGGTCCCTCCAGTAACTGACCGCACCGTGATCCGTGCTCAAGCCGAATCCTATCTAAAGTCGGGCGACAGCCAGCAGGCGATCAAATACCTCTACCAGCAGGTCGATATCTATCCCACCGACCCTGAGGTTCGAGCGATCTTGGTGGATATGCTGATCAACCTCGGTCTCACTTCTGAGGCCGAAGCGGAGTGCGCGCAAGCCATCAGCCTGTTCCCTGCTTCCCTCAGCTTCCGCTATCTTTATGCCTCCGTGCTCCTAGATCTCGGCCGTGCCGAAGATGCCGCAAACGAAATCAATGAATACTTGGCACGGGGCGGCGATCCATCAGCGGTCTCCGAAATCAAAGGGCGATCCGCGCTCGCCAGAGGCGACTACGCTGGAGCGCGAGAGGCATTCCTCGGGCAGATGGCGAAGCAGCCGACGAGTACGATCCAAGCACTCTTGGCCCTCACCGTTGCATTCGAAGGAGACACCAGCGAAGCTCGAAGACTCATCGACACGCTCCAAGTGAAGGACGACGCTGAGTTCAGCACAGTTTATCGAAGGTTTATCGCGGCCCAGACGAGTCCTATGAAGCGAATTGCCGATGATCTACGAGAGGTCTTGCGGCTGTCTCGCCTTCAGCCCGGTGTATCCGCGACCGTCCAAACGGCACAACGTGCTTACAAATCGGCATCGGCTCTTTCGGGAGTTTTGGACGTCCTGCGAGTGCCCGCCGCCTACAAAGAATCCCACGCCAAACGAGTATTGGCACACAAATTGCTCGCTCAAGCAACGGCGCAGATTCTACAATTTGCTCGAACCGGCGATCCAGAAGTTGGGGACGAGGCAACCATCAGCCTCACCGAAGCCCTGACGACGTTGAAAGAAGCCAACGAAATGTACGGTTCTGAGTAA